A genomic stretch from Penaeus vannamei isolate JL-2024 chromosome 6, ASM4276789v1, whole genome shotgun sequence includes:
- the LOC138861975 gene encoding uncharacterized protein — protein MTSKVRRKRMTQRHRHDREMTRRCRVGVGTSLGSVLSGWIARAWAWVRGRGGKVWAPDGEGGGSCRRGMGKMVWAWDGEEGMGVGWGRGYGRGMGKRVWAWDGEEGMGVGWGRWYGLGMGKRIWAWDGEEGMCVGWGRGYERGMGKRVWAWDGEERMGVGWEIWFGRGMGKSVWAWDGENGMGVGWGRGYGRGIGNRVWAWDGEEGMGVGWERWFGSGMGKRVWAWDGEEDMGVGWGRGYGRGMGKRVWTWDGKDGLGVGWGTGYGRGMGKMVWAWDGEEVMTE, from the exons ATGACAAGCAAGGTACGAAGGAAACGCATGACACAAAGACATAGGCATGACAGGGAGATGACAAGGCGCTGCAGAGTCGGAGTGGGAACCTCATTAGGGTCTGTGTTAAGTGGTTGGATTgcaagggcgtgggcgtgggttagggggaggggtgggaaggtgtGGGCGccggatggggaagggggaggaagttgtAGGCGTGGAATGGGGAAGATGGTATGGGcttgggatggggaagaaggtatGGGcgtgggttggggaagagggtacgggcgtgggatggggaagagggtatgggcttgggatggggaagagggtatgGGTGTGGGATGGGGAAGATGGTATGGGcttgggatggggaagaggatatgggcgtgggatggggaagaaggtatgtgcgtgggatggggaagaggatatgagcgtgggatggggaagagggtatgGGCGTGGGATGGGGAAGAGCGTATGGGCGTGGGATGGGAAATATGGTTTGGGCGTGGGATGGGGAAGAGCGTATGGGCGTGGGATGGGGAAAATGGTATGGgcgtgggatggggaagagggtatgGGCGTGGGATAGGGAACAGGGTATGGgcgtgggatggggaagagggtatgGGCGTGGGATGGGAAAGATGGtttgggagtgggatggggaagagggtatgggcgtgggatggggaagaggatatgggcgtgggatggggaagagggtatgggcgtgggatggggaagagggtatgGACGTGGGATGGGAAAGATGGTTTGGGCGTGGGATGGGGAACAGGGTATGGGCGTGGGATGGGAAAGATGGTTTGGgcgtgggatggggaagagg TAATGACGGAATAA